The Nitrospira tepida genome includes a window with the following:
- a CDS encoding tetratricopeptide repeat-containing sulfotransferase family protein — protein MQLALNDNHPRVAKRICEDHLRAAPDDPDAHRYLAQVLMVLGEHEQARTIAIRATEFAPDDPRAWSDLGRVHVLSRNLRDAIVCFEKAVEVDPHYADGWHNLGLALRQTGQTERAFDALKQALIIDPTRAESYLSLGNLLVDAEQLEEAIGCFERAVRHDPALAKAHTRLAQELSQRGEVDRAESLFLRALSLDAGHVESWFGLGRTLEDLGLAEAALSCYRTLLQRQPGHALALGHYLALAKGEEGHEWLAQLEPALDRTEGSAEAKALMGYGLTKWYDRRSRFRDAASAGTKANAARRQATGPFNRAGMTGRIDAILAAYTVEFFAERRHLGIGTDQPVFIVGLPRSGTTLTEQILSAHPLLHGAGELPDLARLAKQSLEGEDVAPWEAAQYLDEEMTSRRLAHEYLSAMRRSAPPDCRRISDKQPLNFFHLAFAALLFPNARVIHCRRDARDNALSIWMENFNPDQTYATDFGDLAHFTAEYRRLMAHWRAVLPLQILEVQYEDTVADLEGQARRLIDFLGAPWDERCLNFHQQDRAVQTPSRWQVRQPIYSKSVGRWRRYREFLPELESAFAAMEDD, from the coding sequence ACTTAGCCCAAGTGTTGATGGTCTTGGGCGAGCACGAACAGGCGCGTACCATTGCGATCCGCGCCACCGAATTTGCCCCGGATGATCCTCGCGCCTGGTCTGATCTGGGACGAGTGCATGTCTTGTCGAGAAATCTTCGCGACGCGATCGTCTGCTTCGAGAAAGCCGTCGAAGTCGATCCACACTATGCCGACGGCTGGCATAACTTGGGCCTGGCGCTCCGGCAGACGGGCCAAACAGAGCGGGCCTTCGACGCCCTGAAGCAGGCGTTGATCATCGATCCGACGCGAGCCGAATCCTATCTCAGCCTTGGGAACCTCCTGGTGGATGCGGAACAGTTGGAGGAGGCCATCGGCTGTTTCGAACGGGCCGTGCGGCATGATCCCGCTCTGGCCAAGGCCCATACGCGGCTCGCGCAGGAACTGTCCCAACGCGGCGAGGTCGACCGGGCCGAATCGCTGTTTCTACGCGCCCTCTCGCTCGATGCCGGCCATGTCGAGAGCTGGTTCGGGCTGGGCCGCACCCTCGAAGACCTCGGCCTGGCAGAGGCGGCGCTGAGCTGCTATCGGACCCTCCTGCAGCGGCAACCGGGCCATGCCCTGGCGCTGGGACATTATCTGGCGCTGGCGAAAGGGGAGGAAGGCCACGAGTGGCTCGCCCAACTGGAACCGGCGCTCGATCGCACGGAGGGGTCGGCTGAGGCCAAAGCCCTCATGGGCTATGGCCTCACGAAATGGTATGACCGCCGCAGCCGGTTCCGCGACGCCGCCTCGGCCGGCACTAAGGCCAATGCGGCAAGGAGGCAAGCGACAGGACCGTTCAACCGCGCCGGCATGACCGGCCGGATCGATGCCATTCTGGCGGCATACACCGTGGAGTTCTTCGCCGAACGCCGGCATCTCGGAATCGGGACCGACCAGCCGGTGTTCATCGTGGGCTTGCCGCGCTCCGGCACGACCTTGACCGAACAAATTCTCTCGGCCCATCCGCTCCTGCATGGCGCGGGAGAACTGCCCGATCTGGCCCGCTTGGCGAAGCAGTCGCTGGAAGGAGAGGATGTAGCGCCCTGGGAAGCGGCCCAGTACCTCGACGAGGAGATGACCAGTCGCCGGCTCGCCCATGAGTATTTGAGCGCAATGCGGCGCAGCGCCCCGCCGGACTGCCGGCGCATCAGTGATAAGCAGCCGCTGAACTTCTTTCATCTCGCCTTTGCCGCGCTCCTCTTTCCCAATGCCCGCGTGATTCACTGCCGCCGCGATGCGCGCGACAATGCGCTCTCGATCTGGATGGAGAATTTCAACCCCGATCAGACGTATGCCACGGACTTCGGCGACCTGGCGCATTTCACGGCCGAATATCGCCGATTGATGGCGCATTGGCGCGCTGTGCTGCCGCTTCAGATCCTGGAGGTCCAGTACGAAGACACGGTCGCGGACCTGGAGGGCCAGGCTCGCCGGCTCATCGACTTTCTCGGCGCGCCCTGGGACGAGCGGTGCCTCAACTTTCACCAACAGGATCGCGCGGTGCAGACGCCCAGCCGCTGGCAGGTTCGCCAGCCGATCTACTCGAAGTCCGTCGGCCGATGGCGGCGGTATCGAGAGTTCCTGCCGGAGCTGGAGTCGGCGTTTGCAGCCATGGAGGACGACTGA
- the cysC gene encoding adenylyl-sulfate kinase has protein sequence MDGPLTLGEVTVFGDTSLQEVDQVPADPGFTIWLTGLPGSGKTTLAHLLEADLIRLGLPVVVLDGDEVRRKLAKDLGFSREDRNENVRRIAFVAGCVTRAGGVAIVAAISPYAGARAEARKEIGRFVEVYVRCPLAVCMQRDPKGLYARARRGEVAHVTGLSDPYEEPTDSEVIVSTDREAPRNSLKAILRYLADRQLVRLFVPTPD, from the coding sequence ATGGACGGCCCGCTGACGTTGGGAGAAGTGACTGTCTTTGGGGATACGTCGCTTCAAGAGGTGGATCAAGTCCCCGCTGACCCGGGCTTCACGATCTGGCTCACGGGCCTGCCTGGCTCCGGAAAGACCACGCTCGCCCACTTGCTCGAGGCCGATCTGATAAGGCTCGGCCTACCGGTGGTGGTGCTCGACGGCGATGAGGTCCGCCGAAAGCTGGCAAAGGACCTCGGATTCTCTCGGGAGGATCGCAACGAGAACGTGCGCCGCATCGCATTCGTGGCCGGCTGCGTGACCCGTGCGGGGGGCGTCGCGATCGTGGCCGCCATCTCCCCCTATGCCGGGGCGCGCGCCGAGGCCCGAAAGGAGATCGGCCGGTTCGTGGAGGTCTATGTCCGCTGCCCCCTCGCCGTCTGCATGCAGCGCGATCCGAAAGGCCTCTATGCCAGAGCCCGGCGCGGGGAAGTGGCCCATGTCACCGGCCTGTCCGATCCCTATGAAGAGCCGACAGACTCGGAAGTGATTGTCTCCACCGATCGGGAAGCGCCTCGCAACAGCCTCAAGGCAATCCTACGATACCTGGCCGACAGACAGCTCGTTCGGCTATTCGTCCCGACCCCTGATTAG
- a CDS encoding RNA polymerase sigma factor — protein MNLTYRDIEQLFCRHRRELARSLYKIVRCEETAADLCQETYLRLINLAKHTAVAYPRALLHRTARNLAIDHLRKRQLHASYEAVDAVTDEVPSPMPSADDAIDARQRYLLLRRAVATLAPKCRTVFLLHKAEHLSYAQIAARLNISTSAVEKHMSKALALCRDALEREGR, from the coding sequence ATGAACCTGACGTACCGCGACATCGAGCAACTGTTCTGCCGGCATCGGCGCGAGCTGGCTCGCAGTCTCTACAAGATCGTGCGGTGCGAGGAAACGGCGGCGGATCTTTGCCAAGAGACGTACCTGCGGCTGATCAATTTGGCGAAACACACCGCCGTGGCCTATCCGCGCGCGCTCTTGCATCGGACCGCCAGGAATCTGGCGATCGACCATTTGCGCAAGCGGCAACTGCATGCCTCTTACGAAGCGGTGGACGCGGTCACGGACGAAGTTCCCAGTCCGATGCCCTCGGCGGATGATGCGATCGATGCCCGCCAGCGATATCTGCTGCTGCGCCGGGCCGTCGCCACCCTGGCGCCCAAGTGCCGGACCGTGTTCTTGCTCCACAAGGCCGAGCACCTCTCGTATGCGCAGATCGCCGCCCGTTTGAACATCTCCACCAGCGCCGTCGAAAAACATATGAGCAAAGCGCTGGCGCTATGCCGTGATGCCCTGGAACGAGAAGGGCGATGA